The Acidobacteriaceae bacterium genome contains the following window.
GCGAGCCCCGCGCCGACGAACGCAGACAGCAGAATGAATTGCGGTGCTGCCAGCCATGCCAACACGCAGCCAAGAAGAACCAGCGAGCCCGCGGCAATGCGGACCTGCCGCTCGAGCGAGATAACGCCCGAGCTACTGCGCACCACGGGAAGGCCCGCCGACTCCCAGGCTTGCGTGCCACCTTCGACGACGGAGACATCCGGGATGCCGGCGTCGAGGAGTTGCCGGCAGGCCATGGAGGCGCGCGTTCCGGAGTGGCAGATGACATAAATGTGGCCGTCCGAACTGCGGCATTCGGCCGCAACGCTCGCCGCGTTGAGTTGGTCGAGCGGCATGGAGCGGGCCCCGGCCGCATGCATCCGCGCGAACTCGCCCGGCGTGCGCACGTCAAGCAGAACCGGGTTGAGGCCGCCGCTCATGCGTGCGCGCAGCTCGGCAAGAGAAATGACATTCATCTCAGGCCGCCTCTTCCTGCACGGCGAGAGCGTCGAGCGCCTCAATCACGCGCGGCAGATAGGTGTAAGACGGTCCGCCCTGCATCAGCACGGCGACTCCTGCGGCCTCCAGAATCTGCTCGCGCGTGGCGCCGGCAGCGAGGCAGGCCTTCACATGCGAGTAGATGCAGCTTTCGCAACGGAGCGCGAGACCAATGGACATCGCGATCAGCTCCTTCTCCCGCAACGAGAGCGCACCCGGCTTCAGTGCCGCCTGGTGCAGCTCGCGGAAGCCCTTGACTATATCCGGCATCTCGGTGCGGACGGGCTTCATGGCGGCTGCTACGTTCTGGTAGTAATTCTTCGCGTTCGACACGGGATTTCCTCGATTCTGTGCAGTCGATCTAAGACAACTGTTGATTACTATATTGCTGTATGGTGATATAGTCAAATGGTGGCCGAATTCCCAGGAGCGAATCTGAGGCCCGTTAGAGATTGCGGAATATGAAGAAAAAAACTTTTGATGGTGTACAGCTACAGGCTGTGGCGGAGCTCTTTTCCGTGCTGTCGGAAGGCAGCCGCCTGCGCGTTCTCCAGGCACTTCAGCGAGGTCCGCTATCAGTGGGAGAACTTGTTGAAAGCACAGGAATGAAGCAGGCGAATGTGTCTAAGCAGCTTGGAATTCTCCAGGCCGCGGGCGTGATCTCGCGGCGGCAGGAGGGCAATCGAGCGATCTACTCGATTGCGATGCCGCTGGTGTTCGAA
Protein-coding sequences here:
- a CDS encoding rhodanese-like domain-containing protein; the encoded protein is MNVISLAELRARMSGGLNPVLLDVRTPGEFARMHAAGARSMPLDQLNAASVAAECRSSDGHIYVICHSGTRASMACRQLLDAGIPDVSVVEGGTQAWESAGLPVVRSSSGVISLERQVRIAAGSLVLLGCVLAWLAAPQFILLSAFVGAGLAFAGITDICGMAILLGKLPWNSRGGDSARC
- a CDS encoding carboxymuconolactone decarboxylase family protein, with amino-acid sequence MSNAKNYYQNVAAAMKPVRTEMPDIVKGFRELHQAALKPGALSLREKELIAMSIGLALRCESCIYSHVKACLAAGATREQILEAAGVAVLMQGGPSYTYLPRVIEALDALAVQEEAA
- a CDS encoding metalloregulator ArsR/SmtB family transcription factor, whose product is MKKKTFDGVQLQAVAELFSVLSEGSRLRVLQALQRGPLSVGELVESTGMKQANVSKQLGILQAAGVISRRQEGNRAIYSIAMPLVFELCDLVCRGVAKQAAARAAALKV